A region from the Nitrospira sp. genome encodes:
- a CDS encoding cadherin domain-containing protein: MTLAAWVNVTGTDTTGSEVISLGDSVSLRVSSGGNLEAFMYNGSSWNFTTSSVSLTGTGWHHVAYAFNDAANSATLYLDGVVVASSTNTSSIAYTLGANTFIGKHGNGSTTADFAGNIDDARIYNRALSATEVATLANDVNLTDSDTVAITVTAVNDEPTDLTLSANTVAENAANGTVVGTVSGTDPDSGDTKSYSFTDSAGGRFAINSSTGQITVADGSLLNYESATSHMVTARITDSGGLTYDETFTINLTDLNELQANDDSAITMVNTPVTIGVAANDTDAEGDAITVLDYTVPANGTVTDNLDGTVTYTPDTNYQGADSFNYLIADSSEAPTHYWRLDGDATDLIGGSTGVVNGATTVEGRYGSALSFDEVNDYVTLPDVTYTSDFSLSFMLKVDDLSGTSYQYLYSHGVFNTQNSINVFLGETGGTGPLLYTRVLDTNDSAPATTSFDVSSIVGDGQWHTYTLTISASAGMNVYLDGDLKLSDSARGKDGINPSGDAYLGARQDLESTRFFGGSLDSVAVYDYALSASQVTNLHSPGDALATVTVTVEPNSAPTDLSLSANTVAENAANGTIVGTVTGTDPNVSDTKSYSFTDSAGGRFAINSSTGQITVANGSLLNYEAAISHTVTVRVTDSGGLTYDETFTINLTNVNEAPTGADATVTINEDSSHILTTANFGFSDVDAGDSLNAVRIDALPGAGTLTLSGVAVTAGQVVTVADLTAGNLVFTPAANANGTGYTSFTFSVRDSNSTYDSAQYPHRSP, encoded by the coding sequence GTGACGCTGGCTGCCTGGGTGAATGTGACGGGGACGGATACCACGGGTTCGGAGGTGATCTCCCTCGGTGACAGCGTGAGCTTGCGCGTCAGCAGCGGGGGCAATCTTGAGGCGTTCATGTACAACGGGAGTAGCTGGAACTTCACCACATCCAGCGTTTCATTAACCGGCACGGGTTGGCATCACGTGGCGTACGCGTTCAATGACGCTGCCAACAGCGCCACGTTGTATCTGGATGGCGTCGTTGTCGCAAGCAGTACGAACACGAGTTCGATCGCATACACCCTGGGTGCGAACACATTCATTGGTAAACATGGCAACGGCAGCACGACGGCCGACTTCGCCGGGAATATCGACGACGCGCGCATCTACAACCGCGCGCTCAGTGCGACGGAGGTTGCGACTTTAGCCAATGATGTGAATTTGACTGATTCGGACACCGTAGCCATAACGGTCACGGCGGTGAATGATGAGCCGACAGATCTGACGCTCTCGGCAAATACTGTGGCGGAGAACGCAGCGAACGGCACGGTGGTGGGGACGGTCAGTGGCACCGATCCCGACAGCGGCGACACGAAAAGCTACAGCTTTACCGACAGTGCGGGAGGCCGGTTTGCGATCAACAGCAGCACGGGCCAGATCACCGTGGCCGATGGCAGCCTGCTGAACTATGAGAGCGCCACCAGTCATATGGTGACGGCCAGAATTACTGATTCGGGAGGCCTGACCTATGACGAGACGTTTACGATTAATCTGACGGACCTTAATGAATTGCAAGCCAACGATGATTCAGCGATCACGATGGTGAACACTCCAGTGACCATCGGCGTAGCTGCAAATGACACCGACGCAGAGGGCGACGCCATTACGGTGTTGGATTACACCGTTCCAGCGAATGGGACGGTGACGGACAATCTCGATGGGACGGTGACCTACACTCCTGATACCAACTACCAAGGCGCTGACAGTTTTAACTATCTCATTGCCGACTCATCTGAGGCTCCAACACACTACTGGCGACTCGACGGCGATGCCACGGACCTCATCGGAGGTTCGACTGGGGTGGTCAACGGGGCAACAACGGTGGAAGGCCGTTACGGTAGTGCGTTGTCATTTGATGAAGTCAACGACTACGTAACGCTTCCGGATGTCACCTATACCTCGGACTTTTCTCTATCCTTCATGCTCAAAGTCGATGATTTGAGCGGTACATCGTATCAGTACCTCTACAGCCATGGCGTGTTTAATACACAGAACAGCATCAATGTCTTTCTTGGTGAAACGGGAGGCACGGGGCCACTGCTCTACACGCGCGTACTTGATACCAATGATTCTGCACCAGCGACGACGAGCTTCGATGTCAGCAGTATCGTTGGTGACGGACAATGGCACACCTACACGCTGACGATAAGTGCGAGTGCCGGTATGAATGTCTATCTCGATGGCGACTTAAAATTATCGGATTCAGCACGTGGAAAGGACGGTATCAATCCGAGTGGGGATGCCTATCTCGGTGCGAGACAGGACCTGGAATCTACCCGATTTTTCGGCGGATCCTTGGACTCAGTTGCCGTCTATGATTATGCGCTGAGTGCTTCCCAGGTTACGAATCTGCATAGTCCTGGAGACGCGCTGGCTACAGTCACTGTGACGGTGGAGCCAAACAGCGCTCCCACCGATTTGAGTCTCTCAGCCAACACGGTGGCAGAGAACGCGGCCAACGGGACCATCGTCGGCACAGTCACCGGGACAGACCCCAATGTAAGCGATACGAAGAGCTACAGTTTCACGGATAGCGCGGGCGGCCGGTTTGCGATCAACAGCAGCACAGGCCAGATCACCGTGGCCAACGGTAGCTTACTGAACTATGAAGCGGCGATCAGCCACACGGTGACCGTGCGGGTGACGGATAGCGGCGGGCTCACCTACGACGAGACGTTTACGATCAATCTGACCAACGTGAATGAAGCCCCGACCGGGGCCGATGCCACCGTGACGATCAACGAAGACTCGTCACACATCCTCACCACCGCCAACTTCGGGTTCAGTGACGTGGATGCGGGTGACAGCCTGAACGCCGTGCGGATCGATGCGCTGCCGGGGGCCGGAACCCTGACCCTCTCGGGTGTGGCCGTGACAGCGGGGCAAGTGGTGACCGTGGCGGATCTTACAGCGGGCAACCTCGTGTTCACCCCGGCGGCGAATGCCAACGGTACCGGCTACACCAGCTTCACGTTCTCCGTGCGCGACAGCAACAGCACGTACGATAGTGCTCAATACCCTCACCGATCACCGTGA
- a CDS encoding DUF4347 domain-containing protein, giving the protein MFDAAAAATAAEVNQEQVAQEQAESAVSSEGSGGEPTAAETESQDLLQAIASYSPGESTTEVVFVDPTVPNYQELLSGLDSNIEVIMLDSGQDGVEQIAAALSGRTGIDAIHLISHGAEGQLNLGTGTLTQESMTGEYADELATIQQALSQKADILVYGCDFAEGQVGQDAATLLSQLTGADVAASTDDTGYAEFGGDWVLETHIGTIETTIVVTDEVQANWKGLLAETWRDAATGAIISGPSSGNQIYIGDSANNSPSSAGGGTDTMYGGAGNDVFYGGSGNDTLIGGEGNDTLTGDSGDDVILGGTGDDQLFGGSATIANVLISGGGNDTMTGGTGSDIFRFTGAQSGDVITVNGDAGTDTIDLSEFASATITNNGSTITVDRGGGDVFTINYSNIENVITSVSGGNHGPIADAGPDQTVGTSSLVTLSAAASSDQDGNTLTYQWTQVDGSTWVTLNNANTANPTFTAPTATGTLSFVVVVSDGTTSHADTVTITVGDGPINVVPSGQTTNEDTNLVFSSGNGNQISITDPNGSSVTTEVTLSVTSGTFTLAGTTGLTFVVGDGTADTTMTLRGTVTNINNALNGASFTPTADSSGNVTLTIGTRDSTLVSLDIDANLQGRYTFEGNANDVASGTAQNGTLGGNATYVTDTTRGQVLSLDGA; this is encoded by the coding sequence ATGTTTGACGCCGCGGCTGCCGCCACGGCAGCAGAAGTGAATCAAGAACAGGTTGCGCAGGAGCAAGCCGAGTCAGCTGTCTCCTCAGAGGGGAGCGGAGGCGAGCCGACTGCAGCGGAGACGGAGTCGCAAGACCTGCTCCAAGCCATTGCCTCCTACAGCCCGGGTGAGTCGACGACCGAAGTGGTCTTCGTCGATCCCACCGTGCCGAACTATCAGGAGCTCCTCAGCGGATTGGATTCGAATATCGAAGTCATCATGCTCGACAGCGGGCAGGATGGGGTCGAGCAGATCGCGGCAGCTCTCTCTGGGCGCACCGGCATCGATGCAATCCACCTCATCAGCCACGGAGCGGAAGGCCAACTGAATCTCGGCACCGGCACACTCACACAGGAGTCCATGACGGGCGAGTATGCTGACGAACTTGCAACCATCCAGCAGGCCCTCTCCCAGAAGGCCGATATTCTCGTCTATGGGTGCGACTTTGCCGAAGGCCAAGTCGGACAAGACGCAGCCACGCTGCTCAGTCAGCTGACTGGCGCCGATGTCGCAGCCAGCACCGATGACACCGGCTATGCCGAGTTTGGAGGCGACTGGGTTCTGGAGACGCATATCGGCACTATCGAAACCACGATCGTGGTGACGGATGAGGTTCAAGCCAACTGGAAAGGGTTGCTGGCAGAAACATGGAGGGATGCTGCGACCGGGGCCATTATCAGCGGTCCATCATCGGGCAACCAGATCTACATCGGAGATTCTGCCAACAACTCTCCCAGTTCTGCGGGTGGTGGAACCGACACGATGTACGGCGGTGCGGGAAACGATGTCTTCTATGGAGGGTCCGGGAACGATACGCTCATCGGAGGCGAAGGCAACGACACGCTGACCGGAGATAGCGGGGATGATGTCATCCTCGGTGGGACGGGAGACGATCAATTGTTTGGAGGGAGTGCGACGATCGCCAACGTCCTCATCAGTGGCGGCGGGAACGACACGATGACCGGTGGCACAGGGTCCGATATTTTCCGGTTCACCGGTGCGCAGAGTGGAGACGTGATCACGGTAAATGGAGACGCTGGGACGGATACCATCGACCTGTCAGAGTTTGCCTCAGCGACGATTACGAATAATGGCAGCACCATCACGGTCGATCGTGGTGGAGGGGATGTCTTCACCATCAACTATTCCAATATAGAGAACGTTATTACCTCGGTCAGCGGCGGGAACCACGGACCCATCGCCGATGCGGGGCCTGATCAAACCGTCGGGACCAGTTCTCTGGTGACGTTATCGGCGGCCGCGAGTTCGGACCAGGATGGGAACACGCTGACGTATCAATGGACTCAAGTTGACGGAAGTACCTGGGTCACATTGAATAACGCCAATACGGCGAACCCAACGTTCACCGCCCCGACTGCGACCGGGACATTGAGCTTTGTGGTGGTGGTGTCCGACGGTACGACGAGTCATGCCGATACCGTGACAATAACTGTCGGCGATGGTCCGATAAATGTGGTGCCGAGTGGTCAGACGACGAACGAGGACACGAATCTGGTCTTCTCGTCGGGAAATGGCAATCAGATCTCCATCACTGATCCTAATGGCAGTAGTGTAACCACTGAGGTCACTCTCTCGGTCACGAGCGGGACGTTCACCCTAGCGGGGACGACCGGCCTGACGTTTGTTGTTGGCGATGGGACAGCCGATACGACGATGACCCTACGCGGCACCGTGACCAACATCAATAACGCGTTGAACGGGGCCAGTTTTACTCCCACTGCCGACAGCAGCGGGAATGTGACCCTGACGATTGGCACTCGTGACAGTACGCTGGTTTCGCTGGATATCGATGCCAATCTCCAAGGGCGCTACACCTTCGAAGGAAATGCCAACGATGTGGCGTCCGGTACAGCCCAAAACGGGACACTGGGGGGCAATGCGACCTACGTGACAGACACCACTCGCGGCCAGGTGCTCAGCCTTGATGGCGCGTGA
- a CDS encoding HlyD family efflux transporter periplasmic adaptor subunit, producing MRPPGGPGAKPQERQLPPLRTNLQFNRGTPTPEGIPTWTIVDPVRNRYFQIEWPVYQMIQRWKAGSMEKLHAAMERETTCRTTLEDVEDLVKFLYTNNLTEQSASGKHTDYQTQAQAGNQNWLMWLVHHYLFVKIPLVHPHHFLQSTLPLVAPLYTAAAGMAFGALGLIGMMHVIRQWDAFVSTFLYFFTWRGAILYSLSLGTVKVVHELGHAYTATRFGCRVPTMGLAFMVMMPVLYSDVSDSYRLTSKRKRLLIAAGGVIAELGLAAVALFAWGYLPEGTLRSIAFIVATTSLAMSLVVNLNPLMRFDGYYVLADGLGIPNLQDRSFAFGQWKLRVLLFGHQNAPPEAVSAGMRQTMVVYAWAVWAYRLILFTGIALMVYHYFFKALGIILFLVEIVWFIALPIVREVSAWWQNRTVYAASPRTWVTTACVSLVLALGFVPLHISISIPAVLQASSYATIFAPTPGRIQQVLIHDGQMVKAGEALLVLENPALEKEVRLAETKVAMWDYRLGRQAGYGQDRDQRQVIGESLRAGLAELQGLEAKRDTMALKAPITGIVRDRADSLTVGRWIDQKVPLAYLVDERHAEIDSFVPVDELAYVEVGQAAQFIPLDLTRPSVRAHVTHIAEVDEREFMVPYLASVYGGDVPVRKDDKGRLKPEVSVYRVRLSLDDPLQPDQVLAGHVHIEAQPSSMAKRAWDQVVATLVRESGF from the coding sequence ATGAGACCGCCGGGCGGACCGGGCGCCAAACCGCAGGAACGCCAACTCCCACCGCTTCGAACAAACCTCCAATTCAACCGAGGCACGCCCACCCCCGAGGGTATCCCGACGTGGACCATCGTCGATCCGGTTCGGAATCGCTATTTCCAGATCGAATGGCCGGTCTATCAGATGATCCAACGATGGAAAGCCGGGTCGATGGAAAAGCTCCATGCCGCGATGGAGCGAGAGACGACCTGTCGTACGACTCTCGAAGACGTGGAAGACCTGGTGAAGTTTCTCTACACGAACAATTTAACCGAACAATCCGCCAGCGGGAAGCACACCGACTATCAGACCCAGGCCCAGGCCGGCAACCAGAACTGGCTGATGTGGTTGGTCCATCACTATCTGTTCGTGAAGATCCCGCTCGTGCATCCACATCACTTCCTGCAATCCACCTTGCCGCTCGTGGCTCCGCTGTATACGGCAGCCGCCGGTATGGCGTTCGGAGCCCTCGGACTCATTGGGATGATGCACGTCATTCGCCAATGGGATGCCTTCGTCTCGACCTTTCTCTACTTCTTCACCTGGCGTGGAGCCATCCTTTATAGCCTCTCGCTCGGGACGGTGAAGGTGGTCCATGAGCTGGGGCACGCCTACACCGCGACGAGGTTCGGGTGTCGTGTGCCGACCATGGGTCTCGCCTTCATGGTGATGATGCCGGTGCTCTATTCCGACGTCTCAGATTCCTATCGCCTGACGTCAAAGCGCAAACGGTTGTTGATCGCCGCAGGCGGTGTCATCGCCGAGCTGGGGCTGGCCGCGGTCGCCCTCTTTGCCTGGGGCTATCTGCCGGAGGGCACCCTGCGCAGCATCGCATTCATCGTCGCCACGACCAGTTTGGCCATGAGCCTCGTCGTCAACCTGAACCCGCTCATGCGCTTCGACGGCTACTATGTGCTCGCGGATGGGTTAGGGATCCCCAATCTCCAGGACCGATCGTTTGCGTTTGGACAATGGAAGCTGCGGGTCCTCTTGTTCGGCCACCAGAACGCACCACCCGAGGCGGTGTCGGCCGGTATGCGGCAGACAATGGTCGTCTATGCATGGGCGGTCTGGGCCTACCGCCTCATCCTGTTTACCGGCATCGCGCTCATGGTCTATCACTACTTTTTCAAAGCGCTGGGCATCATCCTCTTTCTCGTTGAGATCGTGTGGTTCATTGCGCTCCCGATCGTGCGCGAAGTGTCGGCCTGGTGGCAGAATCGAACGGTCTATGCCGCTTCGCCACGGACGTGGGTAACGACCGCGTGCGTGAGCCTGGTACTGGCACTCGGCTTTGTGCCGTTGCACATCAGTATCTCGATCCCTGCCGTACTCCAAGCCTCCTCCTATGCCACGATCTTCGCGCCGACTCCTGGACGGATCCAACAGGTGCTCATCCATGATGGGCAGATGGTGAAGGCAGGAGAAGCGCTCCTCGTGTTGGAGAACCCGGCATTGGAGAAGGAGGTACGGTTGGCGGAAACCAAAGTGGCGATGTGGGACTATCGGCTTGGCCGCCAAGCGGGCTATGGGCAGGACCGGGATCAGCGGCAAGTCATCGGGGAATCACTACGGGCGGGCCTGGCTGAGCTCCAGGGGTTGGAGGCCAAACGAGACACCATGGCCTTGAAGGCACCCATCACAGGAATCGTACGGGATCGAGCCGATTCGCTGACCGTCGGGCGGTGGATCGATCAGAAAGTCCCCCTTGCCTATCTGGTCGATGAGCGCCACGCTGAGATCGACAGCTTCGTTCCGGTCGATGAGCTTGCCTACGTTGAGGTGGGACAGGCCGCACAATTTATCCCCTTGGACCTCACCAGACCCTCGGTGAGGGCCCATGTGACCCACATTGCAGAGGTCGATGAGCGGGAGTTCATGGTGCCGTACCTGGCCTCCGTCTACGGAGGTGACGTGCCGGTGCGAAAAGACGACAAGGGGCGGCTCAAACCGGAGGTCTCTGTCTATCGCGTGCGGTTGAGTCTGGATGACCCCTTGCAGCCTGATCAGGTCTTGGCTGGTCACGTCCACATCGAAGCACAACCCTCCAGCATGGCTAAACGGGCCTGGGACCAGGTGGTCGCCACCTTGGTGAGGGAGAGCGGGTTCTGA
- a CDS encoding HlyD family efflux transporter periplasmic adaptor subunit → MTTTVEPTAQQIPTLIHLAALTHLEGQIRAAKTIQELQFLSVNETRRLIPYEQAFLLSSAGQQDEAYRVLNASSVAVVDRDAPMIVWLEQAVQALRQAGAASEQPMVVTEDLLPSSLRSGWREFVKGHVFWCPLQHPDETLLGVWWFERDFPWQENDVAIVHRLAGSYAYAWKALSKKERKWSKTIKKPTWWLLPAALVAALCFPIRISSVAPVKVMATDPVVVSAPIDGVIADVLVHPNQIVQAGTALFRYEDTTLRNQFLVAEKQLTVARAEHSQAIQAGFGDPQRKADVPLKDAEVDLRQTELNYAKDMLDQVEVIAPQSGLLLYSDKADWIGRPVTVGERIMEIADPKRIELRIDLPVADAIVLKEGAEALVFLNALALESFPATITHASYNAEVLPGDVIAYRVTAQLTQPDPRIRIGWQGTAKVYGEQGPLAYLLLRRPLTALRQWVGW, encoded by the coding sequence ATGACAACGACGGTTGAACCCACGGCACAACAGATCCCCACGTTGATCCATTTAGCGGCCCTCACGCATCTGGAAGGGCAGATCCGCGCCGCAAAAACCATCCAAGAGCTGCAATTTCTGTCCGTCAATGAAACCAGACGGCTGATTCCCTACGAACAGGCCTTCCTGTTGAGCAGTGCCGGACAGCAGGATGAGGCCTATCGCGTATTGAATGCGTCGAGTGTGGCGGTCGTCGATCGTGATGCGCCGATGATCGTGTGGCTCGAGCAGGCGGTTCAGGCCTTACGCCAAGCTGGAGCCGCCAGTGAACAGCCGATGGTCGTCACAGAAGACCTACTCCCCAGTTCGCTGCGCAGTGGCTGGCGAGAGTTTGTGAAGGGGCATGTGTTTTGGTGCCCGTTGCAACATCCAGACGAAACGCTCCTTGGAGTGTGGTGGTTCGAGCGGGACTTTCCCTGGCAGGAAAATGATGTCGCCATCGTCCATCGGTTGGCCGGCAGCTATGCCTATGCGTGGAAGGCACTGTCGAAGAAGGAGCGCAAATGGTCGAAGACGATCAAGAAACCGACCTGGTGGCTGCTCCCGGCGGCCCTCGTCGCAGCACTCTGTTTCCCGATCCGGATTTCCTCCGTCGCGCCGGTCAAGGTCATGGCCACAGACCCTGTCGTCGTGAGCGCACCGATCGATGGAGTCATTGCCGACGTGCTCGTGCACCCCAACCAAATAGTGCAGGCCGGGACGGCGCTCTTCCGCTATGAAGACACCACCCTTCGCAACCAATTCCTTGTCGCAGAGAAGCAATTGACGGTCGCCCGAGCCGAGCACAGCCAAGCCATCCAAGCGGGATTCGGCGATCCGCAACGAAAGGCGGACGTCCCACTGAAAGATGCCGAGGTCGATCTCCGACAGACCGAACTGAACTACGCAAAGGACATGCTCGACCAGGTGGAAGTCATCGCGCCCCAGTCGGGCTTGCTGCTCTATTCGGACAAGGCCGATTGGATCGGTCGACCGGTCACCGTCGGGGAGCGGATCATGGAGATCGCCGACCCTAAACGGATCGAACTCCGCATCGATCTGCCGGTTGCGGATGCCATTGTGCTCAAGGAGGGAGCCGAGGCCCTCGTCTTTCTCAATGCGCTGGCGCTGGAGTCATTTCCAGCGACCATCACGCATGCCAGCTACAATGCGGAAGTATTGCCCGGTGACGTCATCGCCTACCGCGTGACGGCGCAACTTACGCAACCGGATCCTCGCATCCGGATCGGATGGCAAGGCACCGCCAAGGTGTACGGCGAGCAGGGCCCGCTCGCCTACCTGTTGTTGCGCCGTCCCTTGACCGCGCTTCGCCAATGGGTGGGGTGGTAG
- a CDS encoding efflux RND transporter periplasmic adaptor subunit, whose product MRHWWRSKELVLMTFMAFVVGASSAGWAKAERAAQIVPVQAGLVRGIVKPAAQAVLHAQVQGRISELPYKEGQRFKKGQMLVQLDCDKYRAELAAAVAEHEVRDKVYRNNLELGKLNAISKVELDTSGAEAKKAAAAIRVATVNVKGCTIAAPFGGRVVGVMVNAHENVFPNDKLISLLDDSSLEIELVVPSSSLSWLKRRSPFTFRVDETGLNYPALVKEIGAEVDAASQTIKVMGRFEKLPPEVLAGMSGTAQFEK is encoded by the coding sequence ATGCGACATTGGTGGCGCAGTAAAGAATTGGTGCTGATGACTTTCATGGCTTTCGTGGTGGGAGCCTCTTCCGCTGGTTGGGCGAAGGCCGAGCGGGCGGCCCAAATCGTCCCAGTACAAGCTGGTCTTGTGCGCGGAATCGTCAAGCCGGCGGCGCAGGCGGTCCTGCATGCTCAGGTTCAGGGCCGGATCAGCGAGCTGCCGTACAAGGAAGGGCAACGATTCAAAAAAGGGCAGATGCTGGTCCAGCTCGACTGCGACAAGTACCGCGCAGAACTCGCGGCTGCGGTGGCCGAGCATGAGGTGAGAGACAAAGTGTATAGGAACAACCTCGAACTCGGCAAACTCAACGCGATCAGTAAGGTTGAACTGGACACGTCGGGAGCCGAAGCCAAGAAGGCCGCCGCTGCGATCCGTGTCGCCACGGTCAACGTGAAAGGGTGCACGATTGCCGCCCCATTCGGCGGTCGTGTGGTCGGCGTGATGGTCAATGCGCATGAGAATGTGTTCCCGAACGACAAGCTCATCAGCCTCCTCGATGACAGTAGCCTCGAAATCGAGCTGGTGGTGCCCTCCTCGTCCCTGTCCTGGCTCAAGCGAAGATCCCCGTTCACGTTCAGGGTGGATGAGACCGGCCTGAATTATCCAGCCCTGGTCAAAGAAATCGGAGCCGAGGTGGATGCGGCGAGTCAGACGATCAAGGTGATGGGGAGGTTTGAAAAGTTACCGCCGGAAGTCTTGGCGGGTATGAGCGGGACGGCACAATTTGAAAAGTAG